In a genomic window of candidate division WOR-3 bacterium:
- the infC gene encoding translation initiation factor IF-3 yields the protein MREGLKDRPRANEQIRVPYVRVIGVDKRPIGILPTREAIALARRQNLDLVMLAPNEEPPVCGIMDLGRYLYEQKARQRESKKKQHQTQVRQIRMKMKIDKHDYEVKLKKMREFLADKDRIKLVLWLRGREVLHTDLAMQLIERIKQDLADVAKVEGQVRLFDEGKKSIQLMLVPK from the coding sequence GTGAGGGAGGGACTTAAGGACCGGCCCAGGGCAAATGAGCAGATCAGAGTGCCGTATGTCCGGGTGATCGGGGTGGATAAGCGGCCGATCGGTATCCTGCCGACACGGGAGGCGATTGCCTTAGCCCGGCGGCAGAATCTGGATCTGGTGATGCTGGCGCCGAATGAGGAGCCACCGGTCTGCGGGATCATGGACCTGGGACGGTACCTGTATGAGCAGAAGGCTCGACAGCGGGAGTCGAAGAAGAAGCAGCATCAGACCCAGGTGCGGCAGATACGGATGAAGATGAAGATTGACAAGCACGACTATGAGGTGAAGCTGAAGAAGATGCGCGAGTTTCTGGCAGATAAGGACCGGATCAAGCTCGTGCTCTGGCTGAGAGGACGGGAGGTGCTGCATACTGATCTGGCGATGCAGCTGATTGAACGGATCAAGCAGGACCTGGCAGATGTTGCCAAGGTGGAAGGACAGGTAAGACTTTTTGATGAAGGAAAGAAATCTATTCAGTTAATGCTGGTGCCAAAATGA
- a CDS encoding acyl-CoA dehydratase activase-related protein — MRVAFPYMGDIRLVLEPILRKLGAEVVVPPEPNRETVARGAQLAPETICLPFKVTLGNILQALELGADTLAYVSGSWSCRFGYYGRLQADICRELGYRFRLLELRRDRMKEIVQEILQLSDNSLLRATGRAWQAFRLGWFKATTLERAYELSRQVLPQAENRQECRRLLKTVIAEIATADKVRELKQIRDRLATRFARVRRNGRGSVLRVKLIGESYCTIEPFVNFDLINRLGEMGVWVEPFLTGPRWLGFHGFRLRKGEVRRAQRLAKSYWRYCVGGEDANSVGHLIMAARAGYDGVIHVHPFACMPSTVVQPALTAASRDYDIPFLSISVDEHTAEAGFLTRVEAFISLLERRKISGKGGAGYVSGAGQ, encoded by the coding sequence ATGAGGGTTGCCTTTCCGTATATGGGTGATATCCGGCTGGTGCTGGAGCCGATTTTGCGCAAGCTGGGGGCAGAGGTGGTGGTGCCACCGGAGCCGAACCGGGAAACAGTTGCCCGGGGTGCCCAGCTGGCACCGGAGACGATCTGTCTGCCATTTAAGGTGACGCTGGGTAATATCCTGCAGGCACTGGAGCTGGGGGCAGATACGCTGGCATATGTCAGCGGTTCCTGGTCCTGCCGGTTTGGTTATTACGGCAGACTGCAGGCGGATATCTGCCGGGAGCTGGGCTACCGGTTCCGGCTGCTGGAGCTGCGTCGGGACCGGATGAAAGAGATTGTGCAGGAGATACTCCAGTTGAGTGACAACAGTCTGCTCCGGGCAACAGGACGGGCATGGCAGGCGTTCCGGCTGGGCTGGTTCAAGGCGACAACGCTGGAGAGGGCTTATGAATTGAGCCGGCAGGTGCTGCCCCAGGCGGAAAACAGGCAGGAGTGCCGCCGGCTGCTGAAAACGGTTATTGCCGAGATTGCGACGGCAGATAAGGTCCGGGAGCTTAAGCAGATTCGGGACCGGCTGGCAACCCGTTTTGCCCGGGTCAGAAGAAATGGGAGGGGTTCGGTTCTGCGGGTGAAACTGATTGGCGAAAGTTACTGCACGATTGAGCCGTTTGTCAATTTTGACTTAATCAACCGGCTCGGGGAGATGGGGGTCTGGGTTGAGCCGTTTCTCACCGGTCCGCGCTGGCTCGGTTTTCACGGGTTCCGGCTGCGGAAAGGGGAGGTGCGCAGGGCACAGCGGCTGGCAAAGAGTTACTGGCGATACTGTGTCGGTGGTGAGGATGCCAATTCGGTCGGGCATCTGATTATGGCTGCCCGCGCCGGTTATGACGGGGTGATTCATGTCCATCCGTTTGCCTGCATGCCGAGCACGGTGGTTCAGCCGGCACTGACAGCAGCCAGCCGGGATTATGATATTCCGTTTCTGTCCATTTCGGTGGATGAGCATACCGCCGAGGCCGGATTCCTTACCCGGGTTGAGGCGTTCATTTCGCTCCTGGAGCGCCGTAAAATTTCAGGGAAAGGAGGTGCCGGATATGTATCTGGTGCGGGTCAGTAA
- a CDS encoding MBL fold metallo-hydrolase, which yields MKIQFWGGVGTVTGSQHILKSGGKSLLLECGLFQGHRQEAEEINRHLPFDARQIDYCCISHAHIDHIGNLPNLIKNGYRGKVLMTKPSVALSRLLLLDAAKIQEGDIKYLNKKRRERGEPPKEPIYTTADAEHALTRLQGISYARREKLGPFTVHFHDAGHILGSSLIDIEVENQRILFTGDLGRKKMPIIRDPVQVTEADILIMEATYGDRLHGDYRDVRNRLAAIINRTVERGGRIIIPAFAVERAQEIVYNLKLLRQESAIPDLPVFVDSPLASQVTEVYRNSTAYFDTETQTLVNGEYDGPFDFPGLRYIEDVNESKKLNQLHEPCIIISPSGMCEAGRVLHHLKHSITDPKNLILIVSFQAQHTLGRRLVEHQPVVKIFGEEFPVRAEIEVMNEFSAHADRNALLEYVKNMNLRRLRRIFIVHAEPQAAQAIIEPLHQLGIPEITIPEKGAEYEI from the coding sequence ATGAAAATTCAGTTCTGGGGCGGAGTCGGCACGGTCACCGGGTCACAGCACATTCTGAAATCCGGCGGCAAATCACTGCTTCTGGAATGCGGGCTGTTTCAGGGACACCGGCAGGAGGCGGAAGAAATTAACCGCCATCTGCCTTTTGACGCCCGTCAGATTGACTACTGTTGCATCAGTCATGCCCATATCGACCATATCGGCAACCTGCCCAACCTGATCAAAAACGGCTACCGGGGAAAGGTACTGATGACCAAACCCTCGGTGGCACTCAGCCGGCTTCTGCTGCTGGATGCCGCCAAAATCCAGGAAGGTGACATCAAATATCTGAACAAAAAACGCCGGGAACGCGGCGAACCGCCCAAGGAACCGATCTATACCACCGCCGATGCTGAACATGCCCTGACCCGCCTCCAGGGAATCAGCTATGCCCGCAGGGAGAAACTCGGACCATTTACCGTTCATTTCCACGATGCCGGTCATATTCTCGGCTCATCACTTATTGACATTGAGGTAGAAAACCAGCGGATACTCTTTACCGGCGACCTGGGCCGCAAAAAGATGCCCATCATCCGTGACCCGGTCCAGGTAACTGAAGCGGATATTCTGATCATGGAGGCAACCTATGGTGACCGGCTCCATGGCGACTATCGTGATGTCCGCAACCGGCTTGCCGCCATCATCAACCGGACGGTAGAACGCGGGGGAAGAATTATCATCCCCGCGTTTGCGGTTGAACGGGCACAGGAAATTGTCTACAATCTGAAACTGCTCCGTCAGGAGTCCGCAATTCCGGACCTTCCGGTTTTTGTTGACTCACCGCTTGCCAGTCAGGTGACGGAAGTCTACCGCAACAGTACTGCCTATTTTGACACTGAAACCCAGACTCTTGTTAATGGCGAATATGACGGACCTTTTGATTTCCCGGGGTTGCGTTATATAGAAGATGTCAATGAATCAAAAAAACTGAATCAGCTCCATGAACCCTGTATCATTATCTCCCCTTCGGGTATGTGTGAAGCCGGCCGGGTACTGCATCATTTAAAACACTCTATCACCGATCCGAAAAATCTGATTCTCATCGTCTCCTTTCAGGCGCAGCACACCCTGGGCCGGCGCCTCGTGGAGCATCAGCCGGTGGTAAAGATCTTCGGCGAGGAATTTCCGGTGCGGGCAGAAATTGAAGTCATGAACGAATTCAGCGCCCATGCCGACCGCAACGCCCTGCTTGAATATGTTAAAAATATGAACCTCCGGCGCCTCCGCCGGATATTTATCGTCCATGCCGAACCTCAGGCAGCGCAGGCAATTATAGAACCGCTGCATCAGCTCGGTATTCCGGAAATCACCATCCCGGAAAAGGGCGCTGAATATGAAATTTAA
- a CDS encoding Ig-like domain-containing protein — MKFKPWILLILLLTGCDLLFKLLDTTPPSCHILSPPDSAIVSGTVPVQVEAYDSNGVTAIDFYADGIMIASESSAAATFEWNTSALEPGSWHKIYCIAADLAGNRGTSDTVNLQIAAIGQQSIFHGKITLNHNYYRWIEFSADSGRKVLGDARAVSGTISRFSLLDPVNFELFRQGRSYVPLYEQQNAPEVNLNYQFASSGTWYLVFLNTSGTVRTYWARFTLER; from the coding sequence ATGAAATTTAAACCCTGGATACTGCTGATACTGCTGCTCACCGGCTGTGATCTGCTGTTTAAACTGCTGGACACAACTCCGCCCAGCTGTCACATCCTATCCCCTCCTGATTCCGCCATAGTCAGCGGAACGGTACCGGTGCAGGTCGAGGCATATGACTCTAACGGTGTTACCGCCATCGATTTTTATGCTGACGGCATTATGATCGCCAGTGAAAGTTCGGCTGCCGCAACTTTTGAATGGAATACCAGTGCGCTCGAACCCGGCTCCTGGCATAAAATTTACTGCATTGCTGCCGACCTCGCTGGCAACCGGGGCACAAGCGATACGGTAAATCTTCAGATCGCCGCCATTGGCCAGCAGAGCATCTTCCACGGCAAAATCACCCTCAACCACAACTACTATCGCTGGATTGAGTTCAGTGCCGATTCCGGCAGAAAGGTTCTGGGGGACGCCCGGGCAGTTTCGGGCACGATCAGCCGCTTCTCCCTGCTTGATCCGGTGAACTTTGAGCTGTTCCGTCAGGGACGCTCCTATGTCCCGCTTTACGAGCAGCAGAATGCTCCTGAAGTGAACCTCAATTATCAGTTTGCCAGCAGTGGCACCTGGTATCTGGTATTCCTCAATACCTCCGGCACGGTTCGGACCTACTGGGCACGCTTTACGCTGGAAAGATGA
- the rplT gene encoding 50S ribosomal protein L20 — MARVKTGPATRKRRKKWLKQAKGYWGGKSRLYKSARLQVMHGLISAYRDRKQKKRVFRSLMITRINAALEPYELSYSRFINGLKKAGVTLDRSVLSEVAIQAPEDFARLVELAKQNLAS, encoded by the coding sequence ATGGCACGAGTCAAGACCGGACCGGCAACAAGGAAACGGCGGAAGAAGTGGCTTAAGCAGGCAAAGGGTTACTGGGGTGGGAAGTCCCGGCTTTACAAGAGCGCCCGGCTGCAGGTGATGCACGGGCTGATCAGCGCCTACCGGGACCGCAAGCAGAAGAAGCGGGTTTTCCGTTCGCTGATGATTACCCGGATTAATGCGGCGCTGGAGCCGTATGAGCTGAGTTACAGCCGGTTTATCAACGGATTGAAGAAAGCCGGCGTCACGCTGGATCGCAGTGTCCTTTCAGAGGTTGCGATTCAGGCGCCGGAGGATTTTGCCCGGCTGGTAGAGCTGGCAAAGCAGAACCTCGCCAGTTAA
- the rpmI gene encoding 50S ribosomal protein L35, whose amino-acid sequence MKMKLKTLSSLKKRVKKTATGKFVHAHSGTSHNNSAKTSRQKRLLHRPAVADETKVKALKRLMPY is encoded by the coding sequence ATGAAGATGAAATTGAAAACACTGAGTTCGTTGAAGAAGCGGGTGAAAAAGACCGCAACCGGGAAGTTTGTCCATGCCCACAGCGGGACCAGTCATAATAACAGCGCCAAGACCAGCCGGCAGAAGCGGTTGCTCCATCGTCCGGCAGTGGCAGATGAGACGAAGGTTAAGGCGTTAAAACGGCTTATGCCCTACTGA
- the queD gene encoding 6-carboxytetrahydropterin synthase QueD: MYLVRVSKSFSAAHRIVDQGGKCEQLHGHNYRVEVVVGSERLNPPGMVVDFNELKEAVALILPDHKLLNEVFDFNPTAENLARYFYEQLQSRFPVVRVRVWENDECWAEYEPD, encoded by the coding sequence ATGTATCTGGTGCGGGTCAGTAAATCGTTCAGCGCCGCCCATCGGATTGTTGACCAGGGTGGCAAGTGTGAGCAGCTTCATGGTCATAATTACCGTGTGGAGGTAGTAGTCGGTTCTGAAAGGTTGAATCCGCCCGGGATGGTGGTGGATTTTAATGAACTGAAAGAAGCGGTGGCGCTTATTCTGCCGGACCATAAACTGCTGAATGAAGTTTTCGACTTCAATCCGACCGCGGAAAACCTTGCCCGCTATTTTTATGAACAGTTGCAGAGCCGGTTTCCGGTGGTGCGGGTACGGGTCTGGGAAAATGATGAATGCTGGGCTGAGTACGAGCCGGATTAG
- a CDS encoding tetratricopeptide repeat protein: MRIKHRVSKDELKEDKFQEFVEKAAEFYYENPRRFWIGVAVGILVIAGVILLIQNRPKPVRSAEAELRLMDALSNLYQGKYDYAEMALKELTAKFPRDYAGIKAHFYLGTLYFGSQEPRLAEAKREFGIFLKKAKNDLLLTPAAQYGIAACEEQAGNYLQAARLYESVYRKYKELPLAHEAVLAAGRCFRLANKLDEAEKLYSDYLEKDKPAAMKAEDVRVQLGYIRALKNRL; the protein is encoded by the coding sequence GTGAGAATCAAGCATCGGGTCAGCAAGGATGAGTTGAAAGAGGATAAATTCCAGGAGTTCGTCGAAAAGGCGGCGGAGTTTTATTATGAGAATCCGCGCCGGTTCTGGATCGGAGTTGCGGTCGGAATTCTGGTGATTGCTGGTGTCATTCTCCTGATTCAAAACCGGCCGAAACCGGTTCGGAGTGCCGAAGCAGAGCTGAGGCTGATGGATGCCCTTTCCAATCTCTATCAGGGCAAGTATGATTACGCGGAGATGGCACTCAAGGAGCTGACAGCAAAATTTCCCCGTGATTATGCCGGCATCAAAGCCCATTTCTATCTGGGCACACTCTATTTCGGGTCTCAGGAGCCGCGACTGGCGGAGGCAAAGCGGGAGTTCGGAATTTTTTTGAAAAAGGCAAAAAATGATCTGCTGTTGACCCCGGCCGCCCAGTACGGAATTGCCGCCTGTGAGGAGCAGGCAGGAAATTATCTGCAGGCAGCCAGGCTTTATGAGTCAGTCTACCGTAAATATAAGGAGCTGCCGCTGGCACATGAGGCGGTGCTGGCAGCCGGGCGCTGTTTCCGGCTTGCTAATAAGCTTGATGAGGCGGAAAAGCTGTACAGTGACTATCTGGAAAAAGACAAGCCGGCAGCAATGAAGGCAGAGGATGTCAGGGTTCAGCTCGGTTACATCCGGGCACTCAAGAACCGGTTATAA
- a CDS encoding S8 family peptidase, which produces MINLLLLLFTLIPRPDCPPITTDDILRLSIIREQLTATATITPDLPAGTEIRDRLVIGFYPEALTSIIRQIQELGARMLLIDTNARFLVITIDSSQGRLVQPALSQFRGIRYVEPDYPARILNIPNDPQFLLRQWDKWIMYADLAWDVVTGGTLKVAVVDNGVDYTHPDLAANFRTGELGYDFLNNDNDPKPDNPGIENAFHGTHVAGIIAAVRDNLIGVAGWAQIQLLAVRVLNDSGSGNLSDVARGIRWAVDNGARIINMSLGGDAASTVLIEACQYAASRGVLLIAASGNDGRSTITYPARLSECVAVGATNENSELAWFSNYGPEQELVAPGTSIFSTTLGGSYAEASGTSMAAPEVSGVAALLLALDPGLSANDVRSILAASAIDMGSAGRDSRFGYGLVNAWRAVQLTQTLIRQTARTKSVYPEKPAWLLTGHRFPLTPPASVRVYNSAGMLIFTTAAPVSEIIFTRAGTYIVELNRHQRQKLLILD; this is translated from the coding sequence ATGATCAACCTGCTGTTACTGCTGTTTACCTTAATCCCCCGTCCCGATTGTCCGCCGATTACCACCGATGACATCCTCCGACTCTCGATAATCCGGGAACAACTCACTGCCACTGCTACCATTACCCCCGATCTCCCGGCCGGCACCGAAATCCGGGACCGGCTCGTCATCGGCTTTTATCCCGAAGCCTTAACTTCCATCATCAGGCAGATTCAGGAACTTGGCGCCCGGATGCTGCTGATTGACACGAACGCCCGTTTTCTGGTGATTACCATTGATTCCTCTCAAGGCCGACTTGTGCAGCCGGCACTTAGCCAGTTCCGCGGCATCCGGTATGTGGAACCTGATTATCCTGCCCGCATCCTGAATATACCCAATGATCCCCAGTTTCTGCTGCGCCAGTGGGACAAATGGATCATGTATGCCGACCTTGCCTGGGATGTGGTCACCGGTGGAACACTTAAGGTAGCGGTTGTTGACAATGGCGTAGATTATACCCATCCCGACCTTGCCGCCAACTTCCGCACCGGTGAGCTGGGTTACGATTTTCTCAATAATGATAACGATCCGAAACCGGACAATCCGGGCATCGAAAACGCCTTTCACGGCACCCATGTTGCTGGCATCATTGCTGCCGTCCGGGACAATCTCATCGGTGTTGCTGGCTGGGCGCAGATTCAGCTCCTGGCGGTCCGGGTACTAAACGACTCGGGCAGTGGCAATCTGAGTGATGTTGCCCGGGGCATCCGCTGGGCGGTTGATAATGGTGCCCGGATCATAAATATGAGTCTCGGGGGTGATGCTGCCTCAACCGTGCTCATCGAAGCCTGCCAGTATGCGGCAAGCCGGGGCGTCCTCCTGATTGCCGCATCAGGAAATGACGGCAGATCAACCATCACCTATCCTGCCCGGCTCAGTGAATGCGTTGCCGTCGGCGCTACCAACGAGAACTCCGAACTTGCCTGGTTCTCCAATTACGGTCCGGAACAGGAACTGGTGGCACCTGGCACCAGTATCTTCTCAACAACCTTGGGAGGCTCCTACGCCGAAGCCAGTGGCACCTCAATGGCAGCGCCCGAAGTCAGTGGCGTTGCCGCTCTGCTCCTTGCCCTTGACCCGGGATTAAGTGCAAACGATGTCCGGTCAATCCTTGCCGCCAGTGCCATTGACATGGGCAGTGCCGGCAGAGACAGCCGTTTCGGCTACGGACTGGTGAATGCCTGGCGGGCGGTTCAACTGACACAGACATTGATTCGGCAGACAGCCCGGACAAAATCGGTTTATCCTGAAAAACCTGCTTGGCTGCTTACCGGTCATCGCTTTCCGCTCACCCCCCCCGCTTCAGTGCGGGTTTACAATTCTGCCGGCATGCTCATATTCACCACCGCTGCCCCGGTAAGTGAAATCATATTCACCAGAGCCGGAACTTACATAGTTGAACTCAACCGCCACCAGCGCCAAAAACTGCTCATCCTCGACTAA
- the thrS gene encoding threonine--tRNA ligase yields the protein MIKVVVQGEERQVEPGLTAGALLADERALAARVNGRLVDLSFRIEEDATIEPVYFESREGREIFWHSASHLMAQAVKQLYPEAKVTIGPAVPEGFYYDFDVPEPFTEKDLERIEARMRELATQKIPIVHRYLPRKEALKLFSGRNETYKLEIINEIPDEQISVYEQGDFVDLCRGPHVPDTGRIKAVKLLSVAGAYWRGDERNRMLSRIYGVAFPDEALLKEHLERLEEAKRRDHRRLGPALGLFSFHEEAGAGLVFWHPKGATVRRLIQEYWEREHLAAGYQLVVTPHIARSQLWHQSGHYDYYRENMYILPVENEEYVLKPMNCPGHILIYRTRVHSYRELPLRMAEWGTVYRYERSGVLHGMMRVRGFTQDDAHIFCTREQVEEEIYGVVALALKMLRQFGFERFSVSLSVRDPKHPERYLGTDEQWQVAEGSLVKALERVGLDFVRAEGEAVFYGPKIDIHLADSLGREFQCSTCQFDFNLGGKFDVYYMDQYGQHLPVYLVHRTVLGSIERFMGILVEHYGGAFPVWLAPVQARVMTVTEKENGYAQEVYEALRKADVRVEIDLNNDKINYKIGEAEREKIPFMLVVGAREAEARTVALRRRGKGNLGAMPLEKVIALIKEEESGRTR from the coding sequence GTGATTAAGGTTGTTGTCCAAGGAGAGGAACGGCAGGTTGAACCGGGTTTGACTGCCGGTGCCCTGCTTGCTGATGAGCGGGCGCTGGCGGCGCGGGTGAACGGCCGGCTGGTGGATCTTTCCTTCCGGATTGAGGAGGATGCCACAATCGAGCCGGTGTATTTTGAGTCCCGGGAGGGCAGGGAGATCTTCTGGCATTCGGCTTCGCATCTGATGGCGCAGGCGGTGAAGCAGCTTTATCCCGAGGCAAAGGTGACGATCGGTCCGGCGGTGCCCGAGGGGTTTTATTATGATTTTGATGTTCCTGAGCCGTTTACCGAGAAGGATCTGGAGAGAATTGAGGCAAGGATGCGCGAGCTGGCGACACAAAAGATTCCGATTGTCCACAGGTATCTGCCCCGGAAGGAGGCGCTGAAGCTTTTCTCCGGGCGGAATGAGACTTATAAGCTGGAGATTATTAACGAGATCCCGGATGAGCAGATATCGGTCTATGAGCAGGGGGATTTTGTTGATCTGTGCCGGGGACCGCATGTTCCAGATACCGGCAGGATTAAGGCGGTTAAGCTTCTGAGTGTTGCCGGTGCCTACTGGCGCGGTGATGAGCGGAACCGGATGCTTTCCCGGATTTACGGGGTCGCCTTTCCGGATGAGGCGCTGCTTAAGGAGCATCTGGAGCGGCTGGAGGAGGCAAAACGGCGCGATCACCGGAGGCTGGGACCGGCGCTGGGGCTGTTCAGTTTTCATGAGGAGGCGGGTGCCGGGCTGGTGTTCTGGCATCCAAAAGGGGCAACAGTTCGCCGGCTGATTCAGGAGTACTGGGAGAGGGAGCATTTAGCTGCCGGCTATCAGCTGGTGGTGACACCGCATATCGCCCGGAGTCAGCTGTGGCATCAGTCCGGACATTATGATTATTACCGGGAGAATATGTATATTCTGCCAGTGGAGAATGAGGAGTATGTGCTGAAGCCGATGAATTGTCCCGGGCATATTCTGATTTACCGGACCAGGGTCCATTCCTATCGGGAGCTGCCGTTGCGGATGGCTGAATGGGGCACAGTTTACCGCTATGAGCGTTCCGGTGTGCTGCACGGGATGATGCGGGTAAGGGGGTTTACTCAGGATGATGCCCATATCTTCTGCACCCGGGAGCAGGTGGAGGAGGAGATTTACGGTGTGGTGGCGCTGGCACTGAAGATGCTGCGGCAGTTCGGGTTTGAGCGGTTCTCGGTATCCCTGTCGGTCCGGGACCCGAAGCATCCGGAGAGGTATCTGGGTACGGATGAGCAGTGGCAGGTGGCAGAGGGTTCGCTCGTTAAGGCGCTGGAGCGGGTGGGGCTGGATTTCGTCCGGGCTGAGGGGGAGGCGGTGTTTTACGGTCCGAAGATCGATATCCATCTCGCCGATTCGCTGGGCCGGGAGTTTCAGTGTTCTACCTGTCAGTTTGATTTCAATCTGGGTGGCAAGTTTGATGTGTATTATATGGATCAGTATGGTCAGCATCTGCCGGTCTATCTGGTGCACCGGACCGTCCTGGGTTCAATCGAGCGGTTTATGGGGATCCTGGTTGAGCATTACGGCGGGGCGTTTCCGGTCTGGCTGGCACCGGTGCAGGCGCGGGTGATGACCGTGACCGAGAAGGAGAACGGCTATGCGCAGGAGGTTTACGAGGCACTGCGAAAGGCTGATGTCAGAGTTGAAATTGATCTGAATAATGATAAAATTAACTACAAAATTGGTGAGGCAGAGCGGGAGAAGATTCCCTTTATGCTGGTGGTCGGGGCACGCGAAGCCGAGGCAAGGACCGTCGCACTCCGCCGCCGGGGTAAGGGGAATCTGGGCGCAATGCCGCTGGAGAAGGTAATAGCACTAATCAAGGAGGAAGAATCTGGAAGGACACGGTGA
- a CDS encoding deoxyribonuclease IV, which produces MRFGFHISIAGGFANVRARAEELNCDTVQLFTRSPRGWSASPLKEEDVARFREEIRKSEISPVFAHAPYLPNLAATDPELKKRSITTIADDLKRCETLGIDFLVVHVGKAMGTEEKSALQRVAENINRIFRLVPNRVKLLLENTAGMGSEIGYRFEQIAEIIEQVEDRDRLGVTLDTAHSFEAGYDWRTRPAIDETLRQFDRAIGFSRLYLIHLNDSKTPFGSRVDRHWHIGKGEIGLAGFSEIVNHPLLRKLPGIMETPRTSIKDDLENMRTVRSLVR; this is translated from the coding sequence ATGCGCTTCGGGTTTCACATCTCGATCGCCGGCGGTTTCGCCAATGTCAGGGCACGGGCTGAGGAGTTGAATTGTGATACCGTCCAGCTCTTTACCCGTTCTCCCCGGGGCTGGAGTGCCTCACCCCTGAAAGAAGAAGATGTCGCAAGATTCCGCGAGGAAATCAGGAAATCGGAAATAAGCCCTGTCTTCGCCCATGCCCCATATCTCCCCAATCTTGCTGCTACTGATCCGGAGTTGAAAAAACGATCAATCACGACAATTGCTGATGACCTGAAAAGGTGCGAAACCCTTGGTATTGATTTTCTGGTCGTTCATGTCGGCAAGGCAATGGGAACGGAGGAAAAATCCGCACTGCAGCGGGTGGCTGAAAACATCAACCGGATTTTCCGACTTGTCCCGAACCGGGTAAAGCTCCTGCTGGAAAACACCGCCGGCATGGGCTCGGAAATCGGTTACCGGTTTGAACAGATTGCTGAGATCATCGAGCAGGTTGAAGACCGGGACCGGCTCGGGGTTACCCTTGACACCGCCCATTCGTTTGAAGCGGGTTATGACTGGCGTACCCGCCCGGCAATTGACGAAACTCTGCGGCAGTTTGACCGGGCAATCGGCTTCAGCCGGCTTTACCTGATTCACCTCAATGATTCCAAAACACCATTCGGTTCTCGAGTTGACCGCCACTGGCACATCGGCAAAGGTGAAATCGGTCTTGCCGGATTCAGCGAAATCGTTAACCATCCGCTGCTCAGAAAACTGCCCGGCATCATGGAAACCCCCCGTACCAGCATCAAGGACGATCTGGAAAACATGCGCACCGTGCGGAGCCTCGTCAGATGA
- a CDS encoding acyl-CoA dehydratase activase-related protein: MPSVGIARSLHSYHHFTFWRAFFEALGWEVMLSGRTDRQTVEQGVKLAPAELCLPVKVFLGQVARLLEQAEYVFVPRLVCRQLRGDFYFGCPKAIALPDLVRAIFPQQKGRILELVIDQQTQRDEDGFVRCAKALGMDRQRAHRAFQQAKMAEAGKLRGQGASPADCFPPERLSLMREAGRGKIGVIGHPYLVYDEHISLGLLRMIAELEAVPVIPEVGEEELIQEAGRGRALNWYYELELIAGARKIVRDEQVDGLLLVSSFACGTAPVVNELIRREVAVRAGLPMLTLLFDEHSGETGLRTRLEAFGELIKARR, from the coding sequence GTGCCCAGTGTCGGGATTGCCCGGAGTCTGCACAGTTATCACCATTTTACTTTCTGGCGGGCGTTTTTTGAGGCGCTGGGATGGGAGGTGATGCTCAGCGGCAGGACCGACCGGCAGACGGTGGAGCAGGGGGTGAAGCTGGCGCCAGCCGAGCTGTGTCTGCCGGTGAAGGTTTTTCTGGGGCAGGTTGCCCGGCTGCTCGAGCAGGCGGAGTATGTGTTTGTGCCGCGGCTGGTCTGCCGGCAGTTGAGGGGAGATTTTTATTTCGGCTGTCCGAAGGCGATTGCCCTGCCGGATCTGGTGCGGGCGATTTTTCCACAGCAAAAGGGACGCATTCTGGAGCTGGTGATTGATCAGCAGACTCAGCGCGATGAGGATGGTTTTGTCCGGTGTGCAAAGGCACTCGGTATGGACCGGCAGCGTGCTCACCGCGCCTTCCAGCAGGCAAAAATGGCTGAGGCAGGAAAATTGCGGGGACAGGGTGCCAGCCCGGCAGATTGCTTTCCGCCGGAGCGGTTGAGTTTAATGCGGGAGGCGGGCAGGGGAAAAATTGGCGTTATCGGTCATCCGTATCTGGTTTATGATGAGCATATCAGTCTTGGGCTGCTCAGGATGATTGCGGAACTGGAGGCTGTGCCGGTGATTCCTGAAGTCGGGGAGGAGGAGCTGATTCAGGAGGCGGGCAGGGGAAGGGCGTTGAACTGGTATTATGAACTGGAGCTGATCGCGGGGGCACGGAAGATTGTCCGGGATGAGCAGGTTGACGGGTTGCTGCTGGTTTCCAGTTTTGCCTGCGGTACCGCACCGGTGGTGAATGAGCTGATCCGGCGCGAGGTGGCGGTCCGAGCCGGTCTGCCGATGCTGACGCTGCTTTTTGATGAGCACAGTGGTGAAACCGGTCTGCGCACCAGGCTGGAGGCGTTTGGGGAGCTGATTAAGGCGCGAAGATGA